In Rattus rattus isolate New Zealand chromosome 9, Rrattus_CSIRO_v1, whole genome shotgun sequence, a genomic segment contains:
- the Mat2b gene encoding methionine adenosyltransferase 2 subunit beta isoform X2 encodes MPEMPEDMEQEEVNIPSRRVLITGATGLLGRAVYKEFQQSNWHAVGCGFRRARPKFEQVNLLDSEAVHHLIHDFQPHVIVHCAAERRPDVVESQPDAASQLNVGASGNLAKEAAAIGAFLIYISSDYVFDGTNPPYTEEDIPSPLNLYGKTKLDGEKAVLENNLGAAVLRIPVLYGEVEKLEESAVTVMFDKVQFSNKSANMDHWQQRFPTHVKDVASVCRQLAEKRMLDPSIKGTFHWSGNEQMTKYEMACAIADAFNLPSSHLRPITDSPVIGAQRPKNAQLDCSKLETLGIGQRTPFRIGIKESLWPFLIDKRWRQTVFH; translated from the exons ATGCCTGAGATGCCGGAGGACATGGAACAG GAGGAAGTGAACATCCCTAGCCGGCGGGTTCTCATTACCGGTGCCACCGGGCTTCTTGGCAGAGCGGTTTACAAAGAGTTTCAGCAGAGCAACTGGCACGCCGTTGGCTGTGGCTTTCGCAGAGCAAGACCAAAATTCGAACAGGTGAACCTGCTGGATTCTGAGGCAGTTCATCACCTCATTCATGATTTTCAG CCTCACGTCATAGTGCACTGTGCTGCAGAGAGAAGACCAGATGTTGTTGAGAGTCAGCCAGACGCTGCTTCCCAGCTGAACGTGGGTGCCTCTGGGAATTTAGCAAAGGAGGCAG ccgCAATTGGAGCATTTCTCATCTACATTAGCTCAGATTATGTGTTTGATGGCACAAATCCCCCTTACACAGAAGAAGATATACCAAGTCCCCTGAATCTGTATGGAAAAACAAAGTTAGATGGAGAAAAGGCGGTCCTGGAGAATAATTTAG GGGCTGCTGTGTTGAGAATTCCTGTTCTGTATGGGGAGGTTGAAAAGCTTGAAGAAAGTGCCGTGACTGTTATGTTCGACAAGGTGCAGTTCAGCAATAAGTCAGCGAACATGGACCATTGGCAGCAGAGATTCCCCACACATGTGAAAGACGTAGCCAGTGTGTGCCGCCAGCTGGCGGAGAAGAGGATGCTG GATCCATCCATTAAGGGAACCTTTCACTGGTCTGGCAATGAGCAGATGACCAAGTATGAAATGGCGTGTGCAATTGCAGACGCCTTCAACCTCCCCAGCAGCCACTTACGACCT aTTACTGACAGCCCTGTCATAGGAGCACAACGCCCCAAAAATGCTCAGCTTGATTGCTCCAAATTGGAGACCTTGGGCATTGGCCAGCGGACACCATTTCGAATTGGAATCAAAGAATCACTCTGGCCTTTCCTCATCgacaagagatggagacagactgTCTTTCATTAG
- the Mat2b gene encoding methionine adenosyltransferase 2 subunit beta isoform X1 gives MVGREKELSIHFVPGCCQLVEEEVNIPSRRVLITGATGLLGRAVYKEFQQSNWHAVGCGFRRARPKFEQVNLLDSEAVHHLIHDFQPHVIVHCAAERRPDVVESQPDAASQLNVGASGNLAKEAAAIGAFLIYISSDYVFDGTNPPYTEEDIPSPLNLYGKTKLDGEKAVLENNLGAAVLRIPVLYGEVEKLEESAVTVMFDKVQFSNKSANMDHWQQRFPTHVKDVASVCRQLAEKRMLDPSIKGTFHWSGNEQMTKYEMACAIADAFNLPSSHLRPITDSPVIGAQRPKNAQLDCSKLETLGIGQRTPFRIGIKESLWPFLIDKRWRQTVFH, from the exons ATGGTGGGCCGTGAGAAGGAGCTCTCCATCCATTTCGTCCCCGGCTGCTGCCAGCTGGTGGAG GAGGAAGTGAACATCCCTAGCCGGCGGGTTCTCATTACCGGTGCCACCGGGCTTCTTGGCAGAGCGGTTTACAAAGAGTTTCAGCAGAGCAACTGGCACGCCGTTGGCTGTGGCTTTCGCAGAGCAAGACCAAAATTCGAACAGGTGAACCTGCTGGATTCTGAGGCAGTTCATCACCTCATTCATGATTTTCAG CCTCACGTCATAGTGCACTGTGCTGCAGAGAGAAGACCAGATGTTGTTGAGAGTCAGCCAGACGCTGCTTCCCAGCTGAACGTGGGTGCCTCTGGGAATTTAGCAAAGGAGGCAG ccgCAATTGGAGCATTTCTCATCTACATTAGCTCAGATTATGTGTTTGATGGCACAAATCCCCCTTACACAGAAGAAGATATACCAAGTCCCCTGAATCTGTATGGAAAAACAAAGTTAGATGGAGAAAAGGCGGTCCTGGAGAATAATTTAG GGGCTGCTGTGTTGAGAATTCCTGTTCTGTATGGGGAGGTTGAAAAGCTTGAAGAAAGTGCCGTGACTGTTATGTTCGACAAGGTGCAGTTCAGCAATAAGTCAGCGAACATGGACCATTGGCAGCAGAGATTCCCCACACATGTGAAAGACGTAGCCAGTGTGTGCCGCCAGCTGGCGGAGAAGAGGATGCTG GATCCATCCATTAAGGGAACCTTTCACTGGTCTGGCAATGAGCAGATGACCAAGTATGAAATGGCGTGTGCAATTGCAGACGCCTTCAACCTCCCCAGCAGCCACTTACGACCT aTTACTGACAGCCCTGTCATAGGAGCACAACGCCCCAAAAATGCTCAGCTTGATTGCTCCAAATTGGAGACCTTGGGCATTGGCCAGCGGACACCATTTCGAATTGGAATCAAAGAATCACTCTGGCCTTTCCTCATCgacaagagatggagacagactgTCTTTCATTAG